From one Oncorhynchus gorbuscha isolate QuinsamMale2020 ecotype Even-year unplaced genomic scaffold, OgorEven_v1.0 Un_scaffold_1234, whole genome shotgun sequence genomic stretch:
- the LOC124021843 gene encoding zinc finger protein 239-like has protein sequence VTLEEEEEEETGDLINNRERPDSHSDSSKSASGEPDPETPKPVRRLACSQCNKSFKLSRYLKIHQRTHTREKPFLCSQCGKSFTQLWSLNKHNRIHTGEKPYHCSHCGNNFRSSDKLKEHERTHTGERPYHCSLCGKSFTQLGSLKEHERKHSGEKSFQCSQCGKRFLRSQQLKSHERTHTGEKPYHCTQCEKSFTQLGSLNKHNRIHTGEKPYPCAYCPKRFSGSQDLKSHERTHTGEKPYHCSQCDKSFTQSGSLNKHNRIHTGEKPYPCVHCGKRFSRSQDLKSHERTHTGEKPYPCAHCRKRFSQSHDLKSHERTHTGEIPYHCSLCGNDFFHLGSLRKHKKRKHSGDVCTHVPIA, from the coding sequence gagagagaccagactctcACTCTGACAGCAGTAAGAGTGCTTCAGGGGAACCAGACCCAGAGACTCCCAAACCAGTGAGACGACTCGCCTGCTCCCAGTGTAATAAGAGTTTTAAGTTGTCACGGTATCTTAAAATACATCAGAGGACACACACAAGGGAGAAACCTTTtctctgctcccagtgtggaaagagttttacccagttATGGAGCCTGAACAAACATaatagaatacacacaggagaaaagccttaccaCTGTTCCCATTGTGGAAATAATTTTAGGTCGTCAGATAAGCTGAAGGAGcacgagaggacacacacaggggagagaccATACCATTGCTCcttgtgtggaaagagttttacccagttAGGAAGCCTGAAAGAGCATGAAAGGAAACACTCAGGAGAAAAGTctttccaatgttcccagtgtggaaagagatttTTACGATCGCAGCAACTAAAATcacatgagaggacacacacaggagagaaaccataccACTGCACCCAGTGTGAAAAGAGTTTTACCCAGTTAGGGAGCCTGAACAAACATaatagaatacacacaggagaaaagccttatcCCTGTGCCTATTGTCCAAAGAGATTTTCAGGATCACAGGATCTAAAATCAcacgagaggacacacacaggggagaaaccataccactgctcccaatgtgacAAGAGTTTTACGCAGTCAGGGAGCCTGAACAAACATaatagaatacacacaggagaaaagccttacccCTGTGTCCATTGTGGAAAGAGATTTTCACGATCACAGGACCTAAAATcacatgagaggacacacacaggagaaaagccttacccCTGTGCCCATTGTAGAAAGAGATTTTCACAATCACATGACCTAAAATCACATGagcgaacacacacaggagagatacCTTACCATTGCTCCCTGTGTGGAAATGATTTTTTCCATTTAGGAAGTCTGCGCAAACATAAGAAGAGAAAACACTCTGGCGATGTTTGTACCCATGTTCCCATTGCGTAA